A genomic segment from Malaclemys terrapin pileata isolate rMalTer1 chromosome 1, rMalTer1.hap1, whole genome shotgun sequence encodes:
- the LOC128830664 gene encoding lysozyme g-like codes for MLLTLMFLGLAALVAPSVSYGCYGDLRTMETPVISCRAVQTPTCGVQAAEKIAEIDVVRLKRYKVPIMRVARNLCIDPALIAAIISVESRAGATLVDGWNRERNQYGLMQVHTHYNSIPGAWDSEEHITQGATILVTGIKALQTKYPTWSWQQYLRGGICAYHDKVRNIQVYDGMDNCNSNNDYVNNVIIRAKYLQNNGFSILV; via the exons CTCCTTCTGTAAGTTATGGATGTTATGGTGATTTACGTACTATGGAAACCCCTGTGATTTCCTGCAGAGCTGTACAAACCCCAACTTGTG GGGTTCAGGCTGCAGAAAAGATTGCTGAAATAGACGTAGTACGTCTAAAGAGATACAAAGTCCCTATTATGAGAGTTGCCAGAAATCTGTGCATAGATCCAGCACTCATTGCTGCAATCATATCTGTGGAGAGTCGTGCTGGAGCTACTCTAGTTGATGGCTGGAACCGTGAAAGAAACCAATATGGCTTGATGCAG GTTCATACACACTACAATTCGATTCCTGGAGCCTGGGATAGTGAAGAACATATAACTCAAGGTGCAACTATTCTAGTTACTGGAATTAAGGCATTACAGACAAAGTACCCTACCTGGTCATGGCAACAATATCTCAGAG GTGGGATTTGTGCCTATCATGACAAGGTTAGGAACATCCAGGTCTATGATGGAATGGACAATTGCAATTCGAACAATGATTATGTTAATAATGTTATTATTCGAGCTAAATATCTGCAGAATAATGGATTCAGCATTTTAGTGTAA